The Algoriphagus sp. TR-M9 genome has a window encoding:
- a CDS encoding AlbA family DNA-binding domain-containing protein, with translation MTLQEVKFLASQGEGLKIEFKKKVAFPEKIVREVIAFANTAGGTLLIGVDDDGTVSGQRYIEEEIYVMEKAIQELIFPVLEYEMSSIKLNEKKGVAVFKIPFSENRPHFLKENNKKQSYIRVADRSVQASREIWEILRREKNPKDIIFKYGKKEEILMKLLGEQGRVTMKEYAKAGKLPYFLASKTLVRLVLANVLKIHPQESEDYFTLKED, from the coding sequence ATGACGCTGCAAGAGGTGAAGTTTCTCGCTTCTCAGGGCGAGGGGCTAAAGATAGAATTTAAGAAGAAGGTGGCATTTCCGGAAAAGATCGTCCGGGAAGTGATAGCCTTTGCCAATACTGCTGGCGGCACGCTACTGATAGGGGTAGATGATGATGGTACGGTGAGCGGACAGCGATACATAGAGGAGGAGATTTATGTGATGGAAAAAGCTATTCAGGAGTTGATATTTCCGGTTTTGGAATATGAAATGAGTTCGATCAAACTGAATGAGAAAAAAGGAGTAGCGGTTTTTAAAATCCCTTTCAGTGAAAACAGACCCCATTTTTTAAAGGAAAACAATAAAAAGCAAAGCTATATCCGTGTGGCGGACCGCAGTGTGCAGGCGAGTAGGGAGATTTGGGAGATTCTGCGACGGGAGAAAAATCCAAAGGATATCATTTTTAAATATGGCAAAAAGGAAGAGATCTTGATGAAGTTGCTCGGTGAGCAGGGCAGAGTTACCATGAAGGAATATGCCAAAGCTGGTAAGTTGCCTTATTTTCTGGCCTCTAAAACCTTGGTAAGGCTGGTATTGGCAAATGTGCTGAAAATCCATCCTCAGGAATCAGAGGACTATTTTACATTGAAAGAAGACTGA
- the uvrB gene encoding excinuclease ABC subunit UvrB, whose protein sequence is MDFKLTSEYQPTGDQPKAIEQLAAGVNNGDDAQVLLGVTGSGKTFTVANLIQQVQKPTLVLSHNKTLAAQLYGEFKQFFPENAVEYFISYYDYYQPEAFIPSSGTYIEKDLSINEEIEKLRLSATSALLTGRRDVIVVASVSCIYGIGNPEEFSKNVIRLQEGDRIPRNQLLFKLVDILYSRTNQDLTHGTFRVKGDTVDIFVAYADWGYRIFFWGDEIEAIQRIDPQTGKKLNDEKIISIFPANLFVTGKDTLQTAIHEIQHDMVDQVNFFEKEGKFMEAKRLQERTEFDLEMIRELGYCSGVENYSRYFDRRAPGARPFCLLDYFPEDYLLVIDESHVTVPQVRAMWGGDRSRKVNLVDFGFRLPSALDNRPLKFEEFQELTNQVIYVSATPADYELSLTEGVVVEQIIRPTGLLDPTIEVRPSQNQIDDLLEEIDQTVKSGARVLVTTLTKRMAEELQKFLERAGVKSRYIHSEVKTLDRVEILRELRLGIFDVLVGVNLLREGLDLPEVSLVAILDADKEGFLRNERSLVQTIGRAARNSEGRVIMYADKITESMQAAIDETKRRRALQLAYNEEHGITPTTVVKSHDKIMGQTKVADSKKNAKVYAEPMPGEASMAADPVVQYLSKDKLEKLIQQTQKQMEKAAKELNFMEAARLRDEWQSLKSRLEQLNQGVGK, encoded by the coding sequence ATGGATTTCAAACTTACCTCAGAATATCAACCCACCGGAGATCAGCCCAAAGCCATAGAACAACTGGCAGCAGGTGTGAATAACGGTGATGACGCGCAGGTTTTGCTAGGAGTGACCGGCTCTGGCAAAACTTTTACCGTAGCCAATCTGATCCAGCAGGTTCAAAAACCCACTTTGGTGCTCAGCCATAACAAAACCCTGGCAGCACAACTTTACGGGGAATTCAAGCAGTTTTTTCCGGAAAATGCGGTCGAATATTTCATCTCATACTATGATTATTACCAACCCGAAGCCTTTATCCCGAGTTCGGGTACTTATATAGAAAAGGACCTTTCCATCAATGAGGAAATTGAGAAATTACGGCTAAGTGCCACCTCAGCCTTGCTGACCGGTCGCAGGGATGTGATTGTGGTGGCTTCGGTTTCCTGTATTTATGGTATTGGGAACCCCGAGGAATTCAGTAAAAATGTTATCCGACTGCAGGAAGGGGACAGAATTCCCAGAAATCAACTCCTGTTCAAACTAGTCGATATACTTTATAGTCGAACCAATCAGGATTTGACGCATGGGACTTTTCGGGTGAAGGGGGATACGGTGGATATTTTTGTAGCCTACGCGGATTGGGGTTACAGAATCTTCTTTTGGGGAGACGAGATTGAGGCCATACAGCGGATAGATCCGCAAACGGGCAAAAAATTGAATGACGAAAAGATAATTTCCATTTTCCCGGCAAATTTGTTTGTGACGGGAAAGGATACTTTGCAAACAGCTATTCACGAGATCCAGCACGATATGGTGGATCAGGTTAATTTCTTCGAAAAGGAAGGCAAATTCATGGAGGCAAAGCGCCTGCAGGAGCGAACCGAATTTGATTTGGAAATGATCCGGGAGTTGGGCTATTGCTCGGGTGTGGAGAATTATTCCCGGTATTTTGATAGAAGGGCCCCTGGAGCTAGACCTTTCTGCTTGTTGGATTATTTTCCTGAAGATTACCTACTGGTGATAGACGAGAGCCATGTGACCGTACCGCAAGTACGTGCCATGTGGGGTGGAGACCGCTCCAGAAAGGTGAACTTGGTGGATTTTGGGTTCCGGCTCCCATCTGCCTTGGACAACAGGCCTTTGAAATTCGAGGAGTTTCAGGAACTTACAAATCAGGTTATCTATGTTTCTGCCACGCCAGCGGACTATGAATTGTCTTTGACTGAAGGAGTAGTGGTGGAGCAGATCATTCGACCTACCGGCCTACTGGACCCTACTATAGAAGTGCGTCCTAGCCAAAACCAGATCGATGATCTGCTGGAGGAAATCGACCAGACTGTCAAGTCGGGTGCCAGGGTCTTAGTGACAACGCTGACTAAGCGAATGGCGGAAGAGTTACAGAAGTTTTTGGAAAGGGCAGGTGTGAAATCCAGGTACATTCACTCTGAGGTGAAGACTTTGGACCGAGTGGAGATTTTGCGTGAACTTCGTCTGGGGATCTTTGATGTGCTGGTCGGAGTGAACCTGCTGCGTGAAGGGCTTGATTTGCCGGAGGTGTCCTTAGTGGCAATATTGGATGCGGATAAGGAAGGCTTTTTGAGAAATGAGCGGAGTTTGGTACAGACCATAGGGCGTGCAGCCCGTAATTCCGAGGGACGAGTGATCATGTATGCGGATAAAATCACCGAATCCATGCAGGCGGCCATAGATGAGACCAAACGTAGAAGAGCGCTTCAGCTTGCATATAACGAAGAGCATGGCATCACGCCGACTACTGTGGTAAAATCTCATGATAAGATCATGGGTCAAACAAAAGTGGCGGATTCTAAAAAGAATGCCAAAGTCTATGCTGAGCCTATGCCGGGCGAGGCAAGCATGGCGGCAGATCCTGTGGTGCAATATCTGAGCAAGGACAAACTGGAGAAGCTGATCCAGCAGACCCAAAAACAAATGGAGAAAGCTGCAAAGGAGCTTAATTTTATGGAAGCTGCCAGGCTGAGGGACGAATGGCAGAGTTTGAAATCAAGGCTGGAGCAACTGAACCAAGGAGTGGGGAAGTAA